GACGAATCACCAAGAATAGTATAGTTCAAAACATTAGATATTACAATTTTATCTAATATGTTTTGACTAAAGAGAAAAATTTCGCCTGACGGCGGACGCCTTATATCCCCATAGCTAAAGCAATGGGTTTTACGGCGCATTTGATAAAATTATGGATGTTCTACCATTCAGCATAAAAAAACCCAAACAAGGCTAGTACAAATCCAAGGAAGAAGGGGCGATGACACTTGACAGCGAGTTCAGTCTTAATGGACTTTCCAGAGGAGTTTGATACCGAACGGCTCGTGATTCGTTCTCCACGGTGGGGTGATGGTGCTGAGTTGAACGCGGCGATTCGTGAGAGCATAGAGGAACTCCGTCCGTGGATGCCATGGGCACAGCAACTACCAACCATTGATGAATCGGAGGAGAATGTGCGCCTCGCTCACCTCCGGTTTCTCGAGAGAAAGGATTTAAGACTACATATATTCTCCAAATCGACCGGCGGATTCGTCGGAGGCAGCGGCCTTCATCGCATCGATTGGGGCGCTCGAAGATTCGAAATTGGATATTGGATACGTACATCTCAGAGTGGTAAAGGACTCATGACAGAAGCAGTTACCGCTATCGCCAATTTTGCTATTTTGCAACTGTCCGCCAACCGCCTAGAAATTCGCTGTGACTCTACGAATATACGAAGCAGTCGAATTGCGCAACGCCTTGGATTCACACTCGAAGGTATCCTACGCAGTGACCAGAGTAACGCAGCAGGGGAACTCCGGGATACGATGATATTTGCAAAGGTTCGCGGATACGAATTTTAGGGGAGGAAAACGAGCATGAGCAACCAGTGGACGAACAATGACTCCAACAAGTTCTTGGGCATGGCAGATGTCATTACTCCTTCCCGCGCTGAACAGATGATGATGTTGGCAAGCCTCATCCCTGCTACTGACAATGAATCATTTCAAGTCGTTGAACTTGGATGCGGCGGTGGGGAGTTAGCATCAGTGATGTTGGGAAAGTTCAAATCATCTCAGTACCTGGGTTTAGACGGTTCCACTGTCATGCTCGATACCGCCAGAGACCGTACACGTTCATTCGGAAACAGGGCACATTATCAGCAATTTGACTTAGCTGGTCATGAATGGAGACAGCAATTGCCGCGCTCCGTCCGCTGCTTTGTGTCGTCATTAGTGGTGCACCATCTCACCGATGAAGGTAAACAAACGCTCTATCGAGACCTGTACGATGCCTTAGAACCAGGAGGAGCGGTGCTGCTCATCGACATTGTGATGCCACAACACCCAATTGCCCAGCGTGCAGTGGGGGCTCTTTGGGATACTATCGTTAGAGAACAGTCCATGTTGATGACGGGGACAAACAAGATATTTGAAGAATTTATGACCGATGGGTGGAACTGCTATTCCCATCCCGATGAAATGGATAGGCCCGCCTCGCTGTTTCATCAACTCCAATGGATTACAGAAATTGGTTTTACGGACGTTGATTGTTTTTGGCAACGCGCTGGCCATGCGGTGTTTGGCGGTTACAAGTCAGTTTAAACATCAGGTGGTGAGTCGAGAGGCATGTTATAGCGTCCGTTTGGTTGCCACCAGGCGTGTGGAATACTCCGCGTTGACAGTTAAGTGGTACGTTTATACAATGGATCCATCTTCATAGAAAGGGTGTGAGCACAATGAAACGAATAGTGTTGCTGCCCACACCGTCTGTCCGTTAGAGGAACGTCTCACTTTGACACCTGCTAATTGAGCCATGGGCACACACTGCCCGTGGCTTTTCAGTTTTTTGGAGCCACGGAACAGAGATTCGTGGTTTTTTTCGTTGCCGCGCGACAAAATGGATTGCCAATGGAAGGTGAATTATAATGAAAATTTCCGACGTCCAACGCGTCGATGTGGTCGCTAAACTCCGCGACTCCGGATGTGTCTTTGCGGAGGAGGAGGCCGAGTTATTCATTTCCACAGCTAAGACGGTTGATGAACTGACTTACATGGTGGATAGACGTGTCGCTGGACTACCTGTTGAGTATATTCTCGGCTGGGCTGAATTTTGCGGGTTGCGAATCACGATTGAGTCCGGAGTATTCGTGCCACGTCATCGCACCGAGTTTCTCGTGCAACAGGCCATCGCTGTTGCACCTCCGAGTCGAAATATCATTGTTGACCTGTGCTGTGGTACTGGAGCGATAGGCATGGCGGTGGTTACGTTACTTGGTCACGGTGAATTGTACGCTGTAGACATTGATTCGGCGGCTATACGGTGTGCAAGGGACAATATTGGCAATCGAGGGCGGGTTTTTGAAGGTGATTTGTATGAACCCCTACCAAGGGAAGTTCTCGGACATGTGGATATTTTAATTGCGAATGCGCCTTATGTGCCTACTGATGCCGTTGCTATGCTGCCGCAGGAAGCGAGATTGTATGAATCAACCATTGCTCTTGACGGTGGTTATGATGGACTGGATGTGCAACGTCGGGTGATTGCGGAGGCACCGTTTTGGTTAGCCCCGGGTGGTAACTTAATTATAGAGACAAGCCGACGACAGTCGGAGAAAACCGCTGAATTACTCACACGCCAAGGATTGACAACACAAGTCAGGTGTTCAGAAGATATGGAAGCTACGGTTGTCATCGGAACCAAGCCGACTGTATAACTGCGTGATGTAAGCGAAATACGAGTCTTACATAAACCGACAGGCTCGTTCGACAACTTTTTCGGCATGAGCAATATATAATGGCTACTGTAATCAATTAGTTCATTAAACAAACCAAATGTTGAAAGCGCTTTATCGATAGGGGGGATAAAGTTAGCGGCTACGTTGATGTCATCAAATCCAATGTCAATTTTGAGGAGGAATGGATTTGAAAAGGACGGCAAAATTGGGCGTTTTTATTCTTTCAGCAGTAACGATACTGACGCCAGTCACCTCATTCGCCGACACGGCTTCGGGAGCGAGCCCCCACACACTCGGTAGTGGTGAACACCACCGGCAAGGTGAGGATTCACTCCACACCTACCCCAATTTGTTCAAACAAGCAGGATACACACAAACACAGATAAACCGGAAGTTAAACGCTGATTGGCAGCAATTCTTTCACGGGACTCCCGGCACAGGTCCAACTCGGTATAATGGTCAGACCGTGTATTATCAACTGACGCCGCACATGGCTTACATCGAAGATATCGGTGACCAAGATGTTCGCACAGAAGGTATGGGCTACGGAATGATGATTGCAGTACAGTTAAATCATAAGAAGGAATTCGATGCGTTATGGAACTACGCGAAGACCTATATGCAGATTAAGAGTGGACCGACGAAGGACTATTTTGCATGGCATACCACGCCAGACGGCAAAGTTCTAAGTTACAGCGTTGCACCCGATGGCGACCAGTGGATTGCGGCAGCACTTGCCTTTGCAGCGGGACGATGGGGAAACGGAACAGGAATCTACAACTACCGGCAACAATCGAAGCAAATTCTACATGCCATGTGGCACAATTCGGACACCGGTGGGGTCGATGAATTTAGCCATACGACGTACTTGCCAACATTCTCTCCGCCAAATGCGCTAAGCTATACGGACCCGTCCTACAGCTTGCCAGCGTTCTATAAAATTTTTGCATCGGTTGATGCGTCGGATGCAAAACTTTGGAACAAGGCATATGCTGCTGGAGAGAATTTGTTGAAACATTCATACCAACCGACGACAGGCTTAGCCCCTGATTACGCGAACTTTAATGGCACACCGTACATGGCAGCCGGAGAGACGACGTCGGATAACGCTTACGATCATAACTTCCAGTATGATGCGTGGCGTGCCATTGCGAATGCGAACGTTGACGCAGCGTGGTTTGGTGTGAAGCGATGGGAAACCCAGTACTCAAACACATTGGAAAACTTCTTTTGGAACCAGCCAGGGAGCGTCAACGGCTATGAGAGCCTCTACCATCTTGACGGTACCCCAATCAGCCAAGGGCAGCATTCACCGGGGCTTGTGGCTATGAATGCATCATCCGCCATTGCCGCTACCTACACCCACAAGATGGATTTTGTGGGTGCACTCTGGGATACTACGCTCCCATCGGGTCAATGGCGTTACTATGACGGAATGTTGTATATGCTTGGCATGTTGTATGATAGTGGGAACTTTAAAATGTGGTGGCATCCCGTTGAAAATCGCGACTATCCACACCAGATGTTGAAAAAGGTGCAGGCTCATCAGTAACAAAGGAATCGGCCCCTCTAAAATCAATCAGAGGGGCTCTACTCCCCTGGAATCTGGCCTAGCTCCTGACGCTTTGGTCTTACCAGCAGTCGGGAGGTCGTCAGAATCGTACCCGTCAGCCCGATGATCACAGCCATCGTGAACGCAAACGATGATGCCTGCGCAAATCCAGCGCTTGAATGCAGGTTGCTTCCAGCGGCCTGAAGAAATAGGACTGCGAGTGCCACCCCTGACACTCGGCCGAAATTTCTAACTGCTGCCATCAGGCTTCCTGTGAGTCCCGATTTCTCGACCGGAGCACTTTCAAGGACCGAGACATTATTCGGTGAAGTGAAAATTCCCATGCCAAGTCCGAAGACAGCCTGACATATGACAATATCAACGTACGAAGATGATGGACTTAA
The Alicyclobacillus curvatus genome window above contains:
- a CDS encoding GNAT family N-acetyltransferase: MDFPEEFDTERLVIRSPRWGDGAELNAAIRESIEELRPWMPWAQQLPTIDESEENVRLAHLRFLERKDLRLHIFSKSTGGFVGGSGLHRIDWGARRFEIGYWIRTSQSGKGLMTEAVTAIANFAILQLSANRLEIRCDSTNIRSSRIAQRLGFTLEGILRSDQSNAAGELRDTMIFAKVRGYEF
- a CDS encoding class I SAM-dependent methyltransferase is translated as MSNQWTNNDSNKFLGMADVITPSRAEQMMMLASLIPATDNESFQVVELGCGGGELASVMLGKFKSSQYLGLDGSTVMLDTARDRTRSFGNRAHYQQFDLAGHEWRQQLPRSVRCFVSSLVVHHLTDEGKQTLYRDLYDALEPGGAVLLIDIVMPQHPIAQRAVGALWDTIVREQSMLMTGTNKIFEEFMTDGWNCYSHPDEMDRPASLFHQLQWITEIGFTDVDCFWQRAGHAVFGGYKSV
- a CDS encoding putative protein N(5)-glutamine methyltransferase, whose product is MKISDVQRVDVVAKLRDSGCVFAEEEAELFISTAKTVDELTYMVDRRVAGLPVEYILGWAEFCGLRITIESGVFVPRHRTEFLVQQAIAVAPPSRNIIVDLCCGTGAIGMAVVTLLGHGELYAVDIDSAAIRCARDNIGNRGRVFEGDLYEPLPREVLGHVDILIANAPYVPTDAVAMLPQEARLYESTIALDGGYDGLDVQRRVIAEAPFWLAPGGNLIIETSRRQSEKTAELLTRQGLTTQVRCSEDMEATVVIGTKPTV
- a CDS encoding xylanase: MKRTAKLGVFILSAVTILTPVTSFADTASGASPHTLGSGEHHRQGEDSLHTYPNLFKQAGYTQTQINRKLNADWQQFFHGTPGTGPTRYNGQTVYYQLTPHMAYIEDIGDQDVRTEGMGYGMMIAVQLNHKKEFDALWNYAKTYMQIKSGPTKDYFAWHTTPDGKVLSYSVAPDGDQWIAAALAFAAGRWGNGTGIYNYRQQSKQILHAMWHNSDTGGVDEFSHTTYLPTFSPPNALSYTDPSYSLPAFYKIFASVDASDAKLWNKAYAAGENLLKHSYQPTTGLAPDYANFNGTPYMAAGETTSDNAYDHNFQYDAWRAIANANVDAAWFGVKRWETQYSNTLENFFWNQPGSVNGYESLYHLDGTPISQGQHSPGLVAMNASSAIAATYTHKMDFVGALWDTTLPSGQWRYYDGMLYMLGMLYDSGNFKMWWHPVENRDYPHQMLKKVQAHQ